From the genome of Triticum aestivum cultivar Chinese Spring chromosome 3B, IWGSC CS RefSeq v2.1, whole genome shotgun sequence, one region includes:
- the LOC123071658 gene encoding uncharacterized protein, which produces MAAARAARRLCHAAAAAQPPRLKKLALHPPKSVEVQFADGSTFHLSAEFLRVYSPAADSKIRSIAGEKVIFGRRHVGIMSAESIGNYGVRILFDDLHQTGIFTWDYLHHLGSNKFSLSRNYIRTLRKHGLSRDPQRRK; this is translated from the exons atggcggcggcgagggcggcccggcggctgtgccacgcggcggcggcggcgcagcccccGCGCCTGAAGAAGCTCGCGCTGCACCCGCCCAAATCG GTAGAGGTTCAATTTGCAGATGGCAGTACATTCCATCTGTCAGCTGAGTTTCTCAGAGTCTACAGCCCAGCAGCTGACAGCAAGATCAGATCAATAGCTGGCGAGAAG GTTATATTTGGGCGCCGACATGTTGGAATAATGTCAGCTGAATCAATAGGAAACTATGGAGTCCG GATACTGTTTGATGATTTGCACCAGACTGGGATCTTCACTTGGGATTACTTGCACCATCTGGGTTCTAACAAATTCAGTCTATCACGAAATTATATCAGAACTTTGAGGAAACATGGTCTTAGTCGGGATCCTCAGAGAAGGAAATGA